One genomic segment of Stenotrophomonas sp. 704A1 includes these proteins:
- a CDS encoding TetR/AcrR family transcriptional regulator: MISPPSRKPPARPAAKAAGPGRPKDLGKRAAILEAAKTLFIEQGYSGVSMDSIAARANVSKLTVYSHFGDKETLFSEAVQSKCMEMLPDALFVADVEGPLRDQLIGIGMAFFEMITSDAALSIQRVMMAPETDERLRELFWQAGPKRTCEALADFMRSRCARGELDIPDCAVAGQQFLTLVKGEVHMHMMCGMPLSPVETDAARHVAASVDFFLRAYAPRGGGMTG; encoded by the coding sequence ATGATTTCTCCCCCTTCCCGAAAGCCGCCGGCCAGGCCGGCTGCGAAGGCTGCCGGACCCGGGCGCCCCAAGGACCTGGGCAAGCGCGCGGCGATCCTGGAGGCCGCCAAGACACTGTTCATCGAACAGGGCTACAGCGGTGTGAGCATGGACAGCATCGCCGCCCGCGCCAATGTGTCGAAACTGACCGTATACAGCCATTTCGGCGACAAAGAGACCCTGTTCTCCGAAGCTGTGCAGTCCAAGTGCATGGAAATGCTGCCCGACGCGCTGTTCGTGGCGGACGTGGAAGGGCCGTTGCGCGACCAGCTGATCGGCATCGGCATGGCCTTCTTCGAGATGATCACCTCCGACGCGGCGCTCTCGATCCAGCGGGTGATGATGGCGCCGGAGACCGATGAACGGCTGCGCGAACTGTTCTGGCAGGCCGGGCCCAAGCGCACCTGCGAGGCCCTGGCCGACTTCATGCGTTCGCGCTGCGCGCGCGGCGAGCTGGACATCCCCGACTGCGCGGTCGCCGGCCAGCAGTTCCTGACGCTGGTGAAGGGCGAAGTGCACATGCATATGATGTGCGGCATGCCACTGTCCCCGGTCGAGACCGACGCGGCGCGGCATGTGGCCGCCAGTGTCGATTTCTTCCTGCGCGCGTATGCGCCGCGGGGAGG